From Brevibacillus marinus, a single genomic window includes:
- the fabG gene encoding 3-oxoacyl-ACP reductase FabG produces MKLEGKVVIITGGAGGIGKEASVLFANEGAHVVVVDCDPQQVEKVANGVNGLGLAVDVSRRDQVDWMINEVINRFGKIDVLINNAGITMDATLLKMTQEQWDRVISINQTGVFHCTQAVVPHMIREGSGRIINTSSIVGRMGNFGQTNYAASKAAVIAMTQTWAKELGRKGILVNAVAPGFIMTPMTEKMPETVLQGMREKIALQRLGKPRDVANVYLFLASDDSSYINGAVIPVDGGLSI; encoded by the coding sequence ATGAAACTGGAAGGGAAAGTTGTCATCATTACGGGAGGAGCAGGGGGAATAGGCAAAGAAGCGAGTGTATTATTTGCCAACGAAGGGGCACATGTTGTTGTCGTTGATTGCGATCCGCAGCAGGTGGAAAAAGTGGCAAACGGGGTGAATGGCCTTGGACTGGCCGTTGACGTATCCAGACGCGATCAAGTGGATTGGATGATCAATGAAGTAATCAACCGATTTGGAAAAATTGATGTATTGATCAATAATGCCGGAATCACCATGGACGCAACGCTTTTAAAGATGACACAGGAACAGTGGGACCGCGTGATCTCCATTAACCAAACCGGTGTCTTTCATTGCACGCAAGCGGTGGTACCTCATATGATCAGGGAAGGCTCTGGGAGAATCATCAATACAAGCAGCATTGTGGGGAGAATGGGGAATTTTGGGCAAACGAACTATGCCGCATCGAAAGCGGCGGTTATTGCCATGACACAAACGTGGGCGAAAGAGCTTGGCAGGAAGGGAATTCTTGTGAATGCTGTGGCTCCAGGCTTTATCATGACCCCTATGACAGAGAAAATGCCGGAAACTGTACTTCAAGGCATGAGGGAGAAAATAGCTCTCCAACGACTTGGAAAACCAAGGGATGTTGCGAATGTGTATTTATTCCTGGCAAGCGATGATTCTAGCTATATCAATGGCGCTGTAATTCCTGTCGATGGTGGCCTTTCGATTTAA
- a CDS encoding (2Fe-2S)-binding protein, whose product MNLQDALDYLEDGYGIFIGDSFYANTDYLVQDLIEQKEKAEQLLHIQSKQMNRCSKVVTGTIFGKRYSVLGMGFFDALIQFDILLETNPIQVGIKLGKGGEMSFALPPSAVKQVSDLSREQINNLLLAFIQLHLTPLFHAVSRLAGSKTDHMFSQVSHNLHQTALRLRSKLPDQEQKIDAYLNALVSDPLFGEAGENPLQGEFRLYQPPNGSSPFYIRKHCCLAYVIHGADKSFCCATCPLIPDEERVS is encoded by the coding sequence ATGAATCTGCAAGATGCGCTTGACTACCTTGAAGATGGTTACGGAATCTTTATCGGCGATTCGTTTTACGCCAATACCGACTATCTCGTACAAGACCTGATTGAACAAAAAGAAAAGGCAGAACAATTGCTGCACATCCAAAGCAAACAAATGAACCGCTGTTCAAAGGTTGTGACTGGCACGATCTTTGGCAAACGGTACTCCGTATTGGGGATGGGTTTTTTTGATGCTTTGATTCAATTTGACATCCTCTTGGAGACGAACCCAATCCAAGTTGGAATCAAACTGGGGAAAGGCGGCGAAATGAGCTTCGCCTTGCCTCCCTCCGCTGTAAAACAAGTCTCCGACCTATCGAGAGAACAGATAAACAACCTGTTATTGGCTTTTATTCAACTGCACCTGACCCCATTGTTTCATGCCGTTTCCAGACTTGCTGGCAGCAAAACGGATCATATGTTTTCCCAGGTTTCACACAACCTGCACCAAACTGCTTTACGGCTGCGCTCAAAGCTGCCCGATCAGGAACAGAAGATCGACGCTTATCTAAATGCGCTGGTATCCGATCCATTATTTGGTGAAGCCGGCGAAAATCCTTTGCAAGGGGAGTTCCGCCTGTATCAGCCGCCAAATGGAAGCAGTCCCTTCTATATCCGTAAGCATTGCTGTTTAGCCTATGTGATCCATGGGGCTGACAAAAGCTTTTGCTGCGCTACTTGTCCGCTTATTCCCGACGAAGAACGCGTTTCATAA
- a CDS encoding ABC transporter substrate-binding protein has product MDKKNVHLLLSVIVLFLILAGCGNQENSSPSHTPAAEENKRIVKHLKGETVIPDKLEKVVALLPAYQDHILALGEKPYGVTVEPQFGGSYIPYLADKLQGVEIVGESTNVNLEKILSLDPDLIFVDKFTAEEVYSQLEKIAPTIVLGTESDEDYYNPDFWQEDLLKIAEVYGKVELAKEKIAALEQKTADAREKIAKGEQKKLAFLRIRQKAVQIYPQTGHPMNSLLYEKLGFAPSALTDKTERGELSLEVIPQLDADYIFLQVDSSGGPDNLKQITESPLWKELDAVKNNRVFETDFWIYKSWGLIGREEILNEVLTYLNLK; this is encoded by the coding sequence ATGGACAAGAAAAACGTGCATCTGTTGTTATCCGTAATTGTCCTTTTTCTGATACTGGCGGGATGCGGCAACCAGGAAAATAGCAGTCCCTCCCATACACCAGCAGCAGAAGAGAACAAACGCATTGTCAAACATCTAAAGGGTGAGACCGTGATTCCTGACAAGCTGGAAAAAGTGGTAGCGCTGCTGCCTGCCTATCAGGATCACATTCTTGCTCTTGGGGAAAAACCATACGGTGTAACCGTCGAACCGCAGTTTGGAGGAAGTTATATTCCTTACCTGGCGGATAAGCTTCAGGGTGTTGAGATTGTGGGAGAATCGACAAACGTGAATTTGGAGAAGATCCTTTCATTGGATCCCGATCTCATCTTCGTTGATAAATTTACGGCTGAAGAGGTTTATTCACAGCTGGAAAAAATCGCTCCAACCATTGTGTTGGGTACTGAAAGTGACGAAGACTACTACAATCCGGACTTTTGGCAGGAAGACCTGTTAAAAATTGCAGAGGTATACGGCAAGGTGGAGCTTGCGAAAGAAAAAATAGCGGCGTTGGAACAGAAGACTGCAGATGCAAGGGAAAAAATAGCCAAAGGGGAACAGAAAAAACTGGCTTTTTTGCGTATTCGTCAGAAAGCCGTACAAATATATCCACAAACAGGACATCCAATGAACTCTCTATTATATGAAAAACTGGGATTCGCTCCATCCGCCCTGACCGATAAAACAGAGCGCGGCGAATTGTCATTGGAAGTCATCCCTCAACTCGACGCAGATTACATTTTCTTGCAAGTGGATTCCTCCGGCGGCCCGGACAACTTGAAGCAGATTACGGAAAGTCCTCTGTGGAAGGAACTGGATGCCGTTAAAAACAATCGCGTCTTTGAAACGGATTTCTGGATTTACAAAAGCTGGGGACTGATTGGCCGTGAAGAAATTCTCAATGAAGTCCTTACCTATTTGAATTTGAAATAA
- a CDS encoding ketopantoate reductase family protein: protein MRMAIMGAGSLGTIIGGLITKGGQEIELIDINKEHVDALNDSGAKITGFLDLCVRVKAILPSEMTGTYDLVFLLTKQVNNKTTLEQLLPHLSEDSIVCTLQNGVPEDYVSSVIGRERTIGGVVGFGATWLGPGISELATEVHTMQNYAFDIGELDGSITPRIQEVKKVLDLVGHCHISSNIMGIKWAKLLMNATFSGMSAALGCRFGDILRNDAAMFHLAHIADETIKVAHAHGIRLEPMQGKDMEFLELQDQNDVPNKMAFYQEVWGPHSKTKSSMLQDLEKKRPTEIDYINGFVSKKGREAGLQTPYNDLVVHLVKEAEKKGRPPKFEDNIVYFGSSL, encoded by the coding sequence ATGAGAATGGCAATTATGGGTGCTGGTTCGTTAGGTACGATAATCGGAGGCCTCATTACGAAAGGGGGACAAGAGATAGAGTTAATCGATATTAACAAGGAGCATGTGGACGCACTCAATGATTCAGGGGCAAAAATTACTGGCTTTCTGGATCTTTGTGTACGCGTAAAAGCGATCTTGCCCAGTGAAATGACAGGTACGTATGATTTGGTTTTTCTGCTGACCAAGCAGGTTAATAACAAAACTACGCTAGAACAATTACTTCCCCACCTGTCTGAGGACAGCATCGTGTGTACGCTGCAAAATGGTGTGCCGGAGGATTATGTCTCGTCCGTGATCGGACGCGAAAGAACCATCGGAGGCGTGGTCGGGTTCGGGGCTACATGGTTGGGACCAGGGATTTCAGAACTGGCAACGGAAGTACATACGATGCAAAACTATGCGTTTGACATTGGGGAGCTGGATGGATCGATAACGCCTCGCATCCAGGAAGTAAAGAAGGTACTGGATCTCGTTGGACATTGTCATATTTCATCTAACATTATGGGAATCAAGTGGGCAAAACTCTTGATGAATGCCACATTTAGCGGCATGTCGGCGGCATTAGGCTGCCGTTTCGGTGACATCTTGAGGAATGACGCAGCCATGTTTCATTTGGCACATATTGCCGATGAAACAATCAAGGTGGCACATGCGCACGGCATTCGCTTGGAGCCGATGCAGGGAAAAGATATGGAATTTCTTGAGCTCCAGGATCAGAATGACGTACCCAATAAAATGGCGTTTTACCAAGAAGTATGGGGACCGCATAGCAAAACAAAATCAAGCATGCTGCAAGATTTAGAGAAAAAGAGACCGACAGAAATTGATTATATCAACGGCTTCGTTAGTAAAAAAGGAAGGGAGGCAGGGCTGCAAACGCCGTACAACGATTTGGTCGTTCATTTGGTGAAAGAAGCGGAGAAGAAGGGCAGACCTCCGAAATTCGAAGACAATATTGTCTATTTTGGTTCGAGTCTTTAG
- a CDS encoding gluconate:H+ symporter — protein sequence MPLIALFLGIVLLFLLVIVCKFNAFLSLMLSAIFVGLFLGMEPLAIVKSIESGLGGTLGHLAIIIGLGAIFGKIISEGGGANRIASTLIDMFGEKRVDWAICIASFVLGVILFYEVSYILLIPIVYTIANEAKVKLMKVGMPFLAAISITHVFLPPHPGPTAISAALGANLGVVLGYGFLLAIPATVIFGPLITKLYRNWDIKIPNHLVTKKEFNMDEVPSFATSVFTTLLPVILILIGVIAEFSFPKTSMINQTLTFIGNADIALLVSLLVAVYVFGLRKKRKTIVEIMKIAEGALISMGGIIFILGGGGAFKQVILDSGMAKYIADFTSGWDISPFILAWLIALIIRLAVGSATVTVLTTAGIMLPIVQETGVSPELMVLAIGSASIAWAPPSDVSFWMTKEYFNLTIGQTIKSVCFMYTLVAIYGILGVLALNMVFG from the coding sequence ATGCCGCTTATCGCATTATTTTTAGGGATCGTCCTATTGTTTCTGCTCGTCATTGTATGTAAGTTTAATGCATTTTTATCGCTCATGTTATCCGCAATCTTCGTCGGACTATTCCTGGGGATGGAGCCGTTGGCGATCGTGAAATCCATTGAATCTGGACTTGGAGGTACGCTAGGGCATCTGGCGATTATTATTGGATTAGGAGCTATTTTTGGAAAAATCATCTCTGAAGGTGGCGGAGCGAACCGAATTGCTTCAACTTTAATTGATATGTTCGGTGAAAAAAGAGTGGATTGGGCTATTTGTATCGCATCATTTGTATTAGGGGTTATCTTATTTTATGAAGTAAGTTATATTTTGCTTATTCCCATCGTGTATACAATAGCCAATGAAGCAAAAGTGAAGCTGATGAAAGTGGGAATGCCCTTTCTGGCTGCCATCTCCATTACCCATGTCTTCTTACCGCCACATCCAGGACCAACCGCGATTTCAGCTGCTTTAGGGGCGAATTTAGGTGTTGTTTTGGGATATGGATTCCTGTTAGCCATTCCGGCTACAGTGATTTTTGGGCCGTTAATCACGAAGCTGTATCGGAATTGGGATATCAAAATCCCCAACCATTTGGTTACGAAGAAAGAATTTAACATGGATGAGGTCCCATCCTTTGCAACGTCAGTATTTACAACGTTGTTACCTGTTATTTTGATATTGATCGGGGTCATTGCTGAGTTCTCATTTCCGAAAACGTCGATGATCAATCAAACATTAACCTTTATCGGGAATGCGGATATCGCACTGCTTGTTTCCCTTCTCGTCGCCGTTTACGTGTTTGGTCTGCGTAAAAAGAGAAAGACGATCGTTGAAATAATGAAAATTGCAGAAGGAGCACTGATCTCCATGGGAGGGATCATTTTCATCCTCGGTGGAGGCGGCGCATTCAAGCAAGTAATCCTTGACAGCGGCATGGCAAAATACATTGCCGATTTCACTAGCGGTTGGGATATCTCTCCCTTTATCTTGGCATGGTTGATTGCTCTGATCATTCGATTGGCTGTAGGTTCTGCCACCGTAACGGTGTTAACTACAGCAGGAATTATGCTGCCCATCGTCCAGGAAACTGGTGTGAGTCCTGAATTAATGGTACTTGCAATCGGAAGCGCTTCCATTGCCTGGGCTCCGCCGAGCGATGTCTCGTTCTGGATGACAAAGGAGTATTTTAATTTGACGATTGGTCAAACCATCAAATCTGTATGCTTCATGTATACCCTTGTTGCGATTTACGGCATACTCGGCGTATTAGCATTGAACATGGTGTTCGGATAA
- a CDS encoding 3-keto-5-aminohexanoate cleavage protein gives MEKLIITVAPTGSQTTREHTPYLPLTPKEIADSVYEAWQAGASIAHIHVKDENGNNTLDLDTYREVVNRIQDKCDIIINLTTAGGLFMNDEDRLKVCELEPEMATFDAGSMNFGSHVFLNSPQFLERLALKMKEHQIKPEIEIFDVGMLENTMRMVHKGLIDLPAHFQFVLGIQGGMRATPRNLLFLVESIPPGSTWSAIGASKDQLAINTMSILMGGHVRVGMEDSVYYRKGELAKTNAQFVERIVHLSKMLGREIATPNEARDILGLNKSRAAKKHP, from the coding sequence ATGGAAAAATTAATCATTACGGTTGCCCCCACAGGATCTCAGACGACTCGTGAGCATACTCCCTATCTGCCTCTTACTCCGAAGGAAATCGCAGATTCTGTTTATGAGGCTTGGCAAGCGGGTGCATCGATCGCACATATTCATGTGAAAGATGAAAACGGTAACAATACCTTGGATTTAGATACGTATAGGGAAGTCGTAAATCGCATTCAGGACAAATGTGATATCATTATCAACTTAACGACTGCTGGCGGTTTGTTTATGAACGATGAAGACAGACTAAAGGTGTGTGAATTAGAACCTGAGATGGCAACCTTTGATGCTGGTTCCATGAATTTTGGATCGCATGTATTTCTTAATTCTCCACAGTTTCTGGAGAGATTAGCGTTAAAAATGAAAGAACATCAGATAAAGCCAGAAATTGAAATATTCGATGTAGGAATGCTTGAGAATACGATGAGAATGGTTCACAAAGGTCTGATTGATTTGCCAGCCCATTTTCAATTTGTCCTTGGCATACAGGGAGGAATGCGTGCTACCCCAAGAAACTTACTGTTTTTGGTTGAAAGCATTCCCCCTGGTTCAACATGGTCAGCTATCGGGGCCAGTAAAGATCAATTGGCAATCAATACCATGAGCATTCTGATGGGGGGGCATGTCCGAGTGGGCATGGAGGATAGTGTTTATTATCGAAAGGGTGAACTAGCAAAAACGAATGCTCAATTTGTGGAAAGAATCGTCCATTTATCAAAAATGCTAGGTAGAGAAATTGCAACGCCAAATGAAGCGAGAGACATTTTGGGTTTGAATAAATCCAGAGCTGCAAAAAAACATCCATAA
- a CDS encoding sugar phosphate isomerase/epimerase family protein has translation MAYRVYAMDFSFYNSMGIYPFEARCEMLKEIGYDAVHLSIWHGERWRDAAKLSSVKEKYGLDVAGVYVVLDLSLGESHPRNQGILKLLETLEGCTTVELAIQSVGPQRPSDPAGDDIAVKWLEKALKICEQRNIDILLYPHLSFWLERHEDAVRLCRRLNHPHLGIVFCGFHWYAVDGTNLTGILQEVKPYLKQANLSGSRRSPHGFGNVATIEPLDEGELDNFALLGQLKKIGFAGMIGFQGWSEGGDAYSKLSRSLQAFRDMERRLEAHPHWAELKLFP, from the coding sequence ATGGCGTACCGGGTGTATGCAATGGATTTTTCCTTCTATAATTCAATGGGAATTTACCCCTTCGAGGCACGCTGCGAGATGCTAAAGGAGATCGGCTACGATGCAGTGCATTTGTCCATCTGGCACGGCGAGCGCTGGCGGGACGCGGCGAAGCTCAGCAGCGTCAAAGAGAAATACGGGCTGGACGTCGCGGGCGTCTACGTCGTGCTGGATCTTTCATTAGGCGAGAGCCATCCGCGAAATCAAGGCATCCTGAAGCTGCTGGAGACGCTGGAGGGGTGCACGACTGTCGAACTGGCGATCCAATCCGTCGGCCCACAGCGCCCCTCGGACCCAGCGGGTGACGACATCGCGGTGAAGTGGCTGGAAAAAGCGCTCAAAATCTGCGAGCAGCGAAACATCGACATCCTGCTTTACCCGCACCTGTCCTTTTGGCTCGAGCGCCACGAAGACGCAGTGCGGCTGTGCCGACGGCTGAACCATCCCCATTTGGGGATCGTGTTTTGCGGCTTCCACTGGTACGCCGTCGACGGAACCAATCTAACGGGCATCCTGCAAGAGGTCAAGCCGTACCTGAAGCAGGCGAACTTGTCCGGCAGCCGGCGGAGTCCGCACGGTTTTGGGAACGTTGCGACGATCGAACCGCTGGACGAAGGCGAGTTGGACAATTTCGCGCTATTGGGGCAGCTTAAAAAAATCGGTTTTGCTGGGATGATTGGCTTTCAGGGTTGGAGCGAGGGGGGCGATGCCTACAGCAAGCTGAGCCGCTCGCTCCAAGCATTCCGTGACATGGAGCGGCGACTGGAGGCGCATCCCCACTGGGCTGAACTGAAATTGTTTCCGTAA
- a CDS encoding protein NO VEIN domain-containing protein has product MNKVHIFELEPYLPFIEIKDGVLTQIEGNTFKKLASFDSNLEELIQQNQIELVQSLEEVNNQLPEWVQVHIEQGLLGELIAERYLKSIYKNVENVSKDSRIGFDIRVNDKCFEVKTSLNKNAFHVTFNELKVANEKQDNYFIFFIRLSKKEKSAKGYIIQNPIATFEINFIEITNVINLTNVFITPCQFIISLKDEYLDDIQEINLNDFIY; this is encoded by the coding sequence ATGAACAAAGTACATATATTTGAGTTAGAGCCTTATTTGCCTTTTATTGAGATTAAAGATGGGGTATTGACACAGATTGAAGGAAACACCTTCAAGAAATTAGCTTCTTTTGATTCAAATTTGGAGGAATTGATCCAACAAAATCAGATAGAATTGGTTCAGAGCCTAGAAGAAGTAAACAATCAGCTACCAGAATGGGTACAAGTTCATATTGAGCAAGGTTTATTAGGGGAATTGATTGCTGAGAGGTACCTAAAAAGTATTTATAAAAATGTTGAAAATGTGTCTAAAGATAGCAGAATAGGGTTTGATATAAGGGTAAATGATAAATGCTTTGAAGTTAAAACTTCTTTGAATAAAAATGCTTTTCATGTAACATTCAATGAACTTAAAGTCGCTAACGAGAAACAAGATAATTATTTTATTTTTTTTATTCGGCTTTCAAAAAAGGAGAAATCGGCAAAAGGTTATATTATTCAAAATCCCATAGCGACTTTTGAAATTAACTTTATTGAAATAACAAATGTTATAAATTTAACTAATGTGTTCATCACACCTTGTCAATTTATTATAAGTCTGAAAGATGAGTACCTAGATGATATACAGGAGATTAATCTAAATGATTTTATTTATTGA
- a CDS encoding RNA polymerase sigma factor yields the protein MDQPSPEQVVHSILEGRIEGYELLVRRFQNAIFRYCYHMLGHHEEAKDATQEVFWRAYRHLNKYKLDVPFAAWLYKIAYHHCIDIIRKRKLSNLLPFIFRNEKQYSPVDQHIEDVYFSEAVYLSMAKLSPEERTLLILRGVEEKTFDEIAMILHKKSASLRKKYERTAAKFRLYYSQVKGGEENHETEACPMGY from the coding sequence ATGGATCAACCATCTCCCGAGCAGGTGGTGCACTCGATTTTAGAAGGAAGGATAGAAGGATACGAACTTCTGGTTCGGAGGTTTCAGAATGCAATTTTTCGTTACTGCTACCATATGCTCGGCCATCATGAAGAAGCGAAAGATGCTACTCAGGAGGTGTTCTGGAGAGCATATCGTCATCTAAACAAATACAAGTTAGACGTGCCTTTTGCAGCATGGCTCTATAAGATTGCTTACCACCACTGTATTGATATCATTCGCAAAAGAAAACTGTCAAATCTCCTTCCGTTCATCTTCCGGAATGAGAAACAGTATTCTCCCGTTGACCAGCATATAGAGGACGTCTACTTTAGCGAAGCCGTTTATCTTTCCATGGCCAAACTTTCGCCGGAGGAGCGAACACTGCTGATCTTACGAGGGGTTGAAGAAAAGACATTTGATGAAATAGCCATGATTCTACATAAAAAGTCGGCAAGCTTGCGCAAGAAATATGAACGTACCGCTGCAAAATTCCGTCTCTATTATTCCCAAGTAAAAGGAGGGGAAGAGAATCATGAAACGGAAGCATGCCCAATGGGATATTAA
- a CDS encoding iron-siderophore ABC transporter substrate-binding protein, with translation MLTDPRKISVSLLLCALVMLLTACHGVSQTAAPPAENETNAPAKAEFAPRTIQHLMGETVIQSKPEKMAVLIPSMSDFLLSVNETPHAAVSAGPNNKEFSWYLQDRMSNTINLGWLVNATNLEAIVDANPDLILANNAFAKVYEQLSKIAPTIIIEPAETEDGSKDWRQTFLMTAEIVGKENEAKQVIAAYDEKAKQARDTIAKAIGEETVMFLRVTDKELRYYGAKNFGVLYQDLALHKPAHFPDNSATFQPLSMEVLPEINPDHIFLLTESPDKLAEIQKTSVWNSLTAVQKNQVYPVDYDLWFQGFGPIANQLIIEEAVEKLTK, from the coding sequence ATGTTGACCGATCCACGCAAAATATCCGTTAGCCTGCTTCTCTGCGCCCTGGTCATGCTCTTGACGGCCTGCCACGGGGTTTCGCAGACGGCGGCGCCCCCTGCGGAAAACGAAACGAACGCGCCGGCCAAGGCGGAATTTGCACCGAGAACCATCCAACATTTGATGGGCGAAACAGTGATTCAGAGCAAACCTGAAAAAATGGCGGTGCTGATACCTTCCATGAGCGATTTCCTGCTGTCCGTGAACGAAACGCCCCACGCCGCAGTCAGTGCAGGACCGAATAACAAAGAATTTTCCTGGTATTTGCAGGACCGAATGAGCAACACGATCAATTTGGGCTGGCTCGTCAACGCCACGAATCTGGAGGCGATTGTCGATGCCAATCCCGACTTGATCTTGGCCAACAATGCTTTCGCGAAAGTTTACGAACAGCTGTCGAAAATTGCTCCAACCATTATCATCGAGCCCGCCGAAACGGAAGATGGCAGCAAAGACTGGCGGCAGACATTCCTCATGACCGCGGAAATCGTCGGCAAAGAAAACGAAGCCAAACAAGTCATTGCAGCCTACGATGAAAAAGCCAAACAAGCGCGCGACACAATCGCCAAAGCGATCGGGGAAGAGACCGTCATGTTTTTGCGCGTAACGGATAAGGAACTGCGCTATTACGGCGCCAAAAACTTTGGCGTGCTCTATCAAGACCTGGCGTTACATAAACCCGCGCATTTTCCGGACAATTCCGCCACCTTCCAACCGCTGTCGATGGAGGTACTGCCGGAAATCAACCCTGACCACATCTTTTTGTTGACGGAAAGTCCTGACAAACTGGCGGAGATCCAAAAAACGTCTGTTTGGAACTCACTGACTGCCGTGCAAAAAAACCAGGTGTATCCGGTTGATTATGACCTGTGGTTCCAAGGATTCGGCCCGATTGCCAACCAGTTGATCATCGAAGAAGCCGTAGAAAAGTTAACGAAATAA
- a CDS encoding nitroreductase family protein, protein MIQEISATEPSPLAKIIRERRTIHRFTHEPVTKELIIELLNDAIWAPNHGLREPWRFLFVSTDEKERFIEYLLQAFPDDQREKMRTYFQTQGSAYLIVIMPEDPRQKQWEEDFAAAAALIQNFQLLAWERKLGVVWKTNPHNWDPKVRRLLGVKPGEKIVGFLHLGYFDSKDTPQPKPRTPAEEKLTLFENLNQMEEPDVDRSTQNIR, encoded by the coding sequence GTGATCCAGGAAATCAGCGCAACGGAACCGAGTCCTCTGGCCAAAATCATCCGGGAAAGGCGCACGATACACCGCTTTACCCATGAGCCGGTAACCAAAGAACTGATCATTGAACTGCTCAACGATGCAATCTGGGCTCCCAATCACGGGTTGCGGGAACCGTGGCGCTTTCTGTTCGTGTCCACAGACGAAAAGGAACGCTTTATCGAGTATCTGCTTCAGGCTTTCCCGGACGATCAGCGGGAAAAGATGCGGACCTATTTTCAAACGCAGGGTTCTGCCTATTTGATTGTCATCATGCCGGAAGATCCTCGCCAAAAACAATGGGAGGAAGACTTTGCGGCAGCGGCTGCCCTGATCCAGAACTTTCAGCTGCTGGCATGGGAACGGAAGCTTGGCGTGGTGTGGAAAACAAACCCCCATAACTGGGATCCCAAAGTTCGCCGGTTGCTAGGTGTGAAACCGGGAGAAAAAATCGTCGGATTTCTGCATCTAGGATACTTCGATAGCAAGGATACTCCCCAACCAAAACCGCGTACTCCCGCCGAGGAGAAACTTACCCTTTTTGAAAATCTGAACCAAATGGAGGAACCTGATGTTGACCGATCCACGCAAAATATCCGTTAG
- a CDS encoding LacI family DNA-binding transcriptional regulator: MATMKDISKRANVSLSTVSAVINQSAYVSPELTKRVMQAIEELNYRPNAVARSLKKKSTNTIGVIVTDILNPFYPPMIKGIEDVAFHSNFNVILCNISNDRNRIKAYLELMVEKQVDGLLLANIATAKDLNEVEKTGLKYVLINRKPPAYDKNFVGINNPLSSELAVNHLVSLGYKKIAYFGGNLEINTARERKAGFITCMTQHGLEVDPMLVFDGEYSMESGYWNVKRMLEQVKELPEAICAVSDVVAFGVIKGLRESGIRVPEDIAVIGNDNSSFSENFLVPLSSVDHSTYDMGKLSMELLLQLIQEKKQTVARQIILTPSLVIRESCGAQKRKGSLD; this comes from the coding sequence ATGGCTACGATGAAAGACATTTCCAAAAGAGCGAATGTTTCACTTTCGACCGTTTCGGCCGTCATTAATCAATCCGCATATGTAAGTCCGGAACTGACGAAGAGAGTGATGCAGGCGATTGAGGAACTTAATTATCGACCAAATGCAGTAGCACGGAGCCTGAAAAAGAAGTCCACGAATACCATTGGTGTCATTGTGACAGATATTTTAAATCCCTTTTACCCGCCGATGATTAAAGGGATTGAAGATGTAGCATTTCATAGTAACTTCAATGTAATTTTATGTAATATATCAAATGATCGAAATCGAATTAAGGCATATTTAGAGCTCATGGTCGAAAAACAGGTGGATGGACTTCTTCTGGCGAATATTGCTACAGCGAAGGATTTAAACGAAGTTGAAAAAACAGGATTAAAATATGTGTTAATCAATAGAAAGCCACCCGCCTATGATAAAAATTTCGTAGGAATTAACAATCCGCTAAGTTCTGAATTAGCCGTAAATCACTTAGTTTCTCTAGGGTACAAAAAAATTGCGTATTTTGGAGGCAATTTGGAAATCAACACGGCAAGGGAAAGAAAAGCTGGATTTATCACCTGTATGACTCAACATGGATTAGAGGTTGACCCCATGCTTGTGTTTGACGGGGAATACTCTATGGAATCGGGATATTGGAATGTAAAAAGGATGCTCGAACAAGTGAAAGAATTGCCGGAGGCTATCTGTGCAGTAAGCGATGTAGTCGCTTTCGGGGTGATCAAGGGGCTAAGAGAATCGGGAATTCGTGTACCAGAGGATATTGCCGTTATCGGAAATGATAACAGCTCCTTTTCTGAAAATTTCCTGGTTCCACTATCTAGTGTAGATCACTCCACGTATGACATGGGGAAATTATCGATGGAATTGCTGTTACAGTTGATACAGGAAAAGAAACAGACGGTGGCGAGACAAATTATCCTTACTCCATCCTTGGTGATCCGTGAAAGCTGCGGAGCACAAAAAAGAAAGGGAAGCTTAGATTGA